In Kwoniella shivajii chromosome 11, complete sequence, the DNA window AGTAGCTATCacaaaactcacctcgtatCTCTCTCGATAAGTTGTACGAGTATGTAGGTCCCCAGATGAAACATGCTCGTCCAACTGACATGATAACTCACTTCAAAAGACAATGGTTTCCCCGAAAATCAAGGGGGTTGGTTTACTTAGATATGTGTAAAGTATAAATCGTTACCCAGGTCCAACTCCTTGCTTGTTTTTGATAAACAACTAAAAGAGccgaaaaaaaaaaagccaaaacatcatcatcattcggTCATGCACATGCAAGATGATTCTTGCATTTGCGTACTTGTTCGTTACCTCTTTGTTTCACTCTAAGTAAGGGACGGGATACATGtgttccttttcctttataCTACTATCAACTATTAGAATAAAGTGTCTCATCGTTGGAAACTAAAAAGGTCCGATTGGCAAGAAATGGATTCTTATCGCACATCCGTTGGCTCTCTCATGATTCCCTCCATCTCATTATTATACCTAGCAGTTAGTATAGGGTTGTAACGTCCGAATAGTCCCAAATCTGTCAACGACTGACTTAGTCTGTTGGTCGTGGGAAAAATAAAAAACGGTCGAGTAAAAAAAGTTCATGAGATTCCAATTTACATTTCacggaaaagaaagattaaaCTTATAAGTAAAGGAATAAAATATATATGATCAAATCCCAAGCCACTGTTCGCTTTCTACCAATATATAGCTATACTCATCATTTGTCCCTCTCATTTCATTGATCCGATATATCATAGATCCAAAAAGCTCCTTGAAGTTCAAGCTCGTCCCATTGCCAAACTcaatcaaaaggaaagataaaTTCAAGAAGCGGACTGTTTCAACCTATTCTGTCACCCGAGACCCCCATTCCTTTGTTTAGTCATTACCTTCACGGCCATTCAAGCTTTAGAACGGGTCTTTTCTTTACCGTTGACGTTGGTACTGGAGTCTATCAAGTTACATATTTGAAACGTTCACCCGAGCCCGTTGTTCCTTATTCAAGCCTTCTCAATTCTGAATTGTTATTCGTCATCTGACATCAGGACGAGTTGACATTTGTTGGAATCTTGACATATATCAAATTTGCCTATTTTTACAACACAaaaactttcttcttttggatTTCCCATCATAGTTCCCAGCACATTGAGAGATCGAAAAGCAAAGATTAGCAAATATGTCAACTACAATAacaagatcaccttcaccgaccttcacctcttcatcatcttcaccatcatcatattctcGTCGATCATATTCGTCTTCACCTGCAGCATCGCCAGCACCTTTTCTCACACCTAATCCATTCGATAACACATCTACTTTCTCAAGACCTTTACCACGTAGATTGCTTTCTTTACAACCTACTAGACCTTCACCTTACCCAATAACATCCCCCATTTCACCACTTGTCTCCCCCATTTCACCCATATCCTCTGCTACCATCCTTAACCCTACGAGCAGCGGTATTGGAAACGGTAATGGTAAAGGTCGACCTGGCCTAGGTAAAAGTTCGGGCAGACCTGGAATATCACATCGATCACATTCATTCTGTGCATCTGGAAATAATTCAACTTATGCTTTAGCTTCTGCACCCTCTAAACATCTTTCTCCGGATAAAAAAATCTTGGTAGCACCTCCATTAGAAAGAACTATAAGTTCATTAGGTTCAAGAGGTAATTGTTCACCACCGACTCAACAAATGCAAAGACCTTTTAAAGGCAGTTCAGACTTTGATGATTATCCAAACAAAATTAAAGGACGAACAACACCAACTAGACCAAGAACGCCTTTGGGTACTATCGAAGGTGTGTTAAGTGAAAAAGATATaaatcaagtgagtctcgTTTCATTGTGTCATCCTATCCTGGCTTGGCTTGTTTGGACAACAGTATCTAATCATCCTGTTTTCGTTTTTAGTCAACACACAATTTCACTAAACAAAATAACAACCAAATACCTCAATCTGTGATTCCTACTATCTTCGTACACCCATCAACTACACCACCTAGACCATCACTTTCAACGATGCGTAACCCTTCCAATGATTCTTCAAGATCTTCATCTTACACGATAATGACACCTACTACACCTCATGATCTCCTATTCGGTAGCATCcaggaagacgaagaggatttAGAGAGTGTCAAAAGCGTCGAGTTGGCAGTTAGCGATTTAGTAATTTCCTAGTTTAACATAGATATGTTCTTTTCGTGACAGGACATTATATAGgttatcatcattcaattcagcTTCCATTCTTATTACCTTTAGCTCTTTGACTATCTTTCTAGCTTGTCTTTTCGGGTCCTTTATGATTTTAACGAACTTTATACCTTGTAGCAAATAACgattatctcttcttttcagcttcatttATGATTGTATCCTCATCACGTCTTCTGTCCTTTTTGTTTATACCAGGTATTCCCATGTTTACGTGTTTTTCCAACTTTTGGGGTTTATTCGTGTTTATTTCTCTGTTGGCGGgtgaatgaagaaagaagtcaaaataTATACGATTTTTAACGAATGAATCTCTATGCGTTCTCGACCGAAGTCGCACCACGcatgaagatgaacagtAATTACGTCGATACATTCCACCAAGCTCAGTACCGACTACATATCAAATTAAGTAGAACCTTGTAGCAATCTCAGagctaaagcttcttcatcttctaagCCACCTTGCTCCTCTATTTCGTCGTCGTCCTTgaacttgttcttcctcttcttcttgttcctgaCCTCAGGTTCTGGTGACGGCGATGCAACGCTTTCCTCTAAATCGGTctgatcttcatctccaccgCCTAGATAAGCAACAGGTTCGTCTCCTTCGTCACTCATATACTCATTACGCGCCTGTTCATGGAACAAGCGATCAGCAAGTGCACTAGGGGGACACGAGGAACGTTCATGGcttacctctctttctctttccttcctcttcctcttgagttctctctttttctccCTAGCAACTTCCTTATCAAACTTGTCTTCGATCTTCATtcgttctctttccttctccaagAATTCTTTACGtttttcttcatttccaaattcattctcaacatctttacCGACTTCATAAAAGTTTCTAGCCTCTCcagtttcttcatcaaatatAATCTTATCTGGCATAGGTCCATTCTTCAATTTGGATTTCTTGGATGTAGCAGCTTTCAGTTTCCGCTTTGATAGATCTTCTGATGTGATCAAAggttctttcatttctttttctaaaGCTTCGGTTCCCTTTCCTTCAGCTACTTGGAGTGTTTCTTCTCGGTCAGAATCTCCTTCGTCTCCAGACAATGCATGATCACGCCTTGCAATTGTgaatacatcttcatctccttcttcgccttcttgACCATCTTCGTGTGATACCAATGCGGTGTAATGGGGAGTGAGGATGGATTGATTCGTTCGCTCGAACATTCGATCGTATTTGGTTCGAACAGCAGGAGCAGCTTGTGGCTGAAGATAAACCGAGACGATTGTTAGTATCGCATAGCCGAAATGAAGAATGAGCcgatactcaccttgcctGCAGTAGATACCTCACTACCGCTCTgacttccttcatcatcatcttcttcatcctcacttGCAGTTTCttcgacctcttcttcggatttatcttcgtcttcactaccttcctcatcctcccCTTCCGATTCCTCGTCACTCCCCACAACCCCTCTTTCTAagacttcctcctcttcattgTTCTTCTCGTCCTTCTTTGATCCACCCTTAACTTTTACGGCCTTCTGCTCGGCGAATTTGATCTGAGGCGCACCCGGTAGACCCATACTCTCTGCAAATGCCTCGGCGGGTAGCTCGGAGAACTTGAAGATCGATCTGTCTTTTTGGATATGAATGGATTTCATATACGATATGAACGCCTGAGAAGAGGTGATGCAATGTCAGCGTTGATCTCAAGCGTGATTAATGGACGACGTGGTATATGTAACGCACTCTTTGTCCGAGGTATTTGATCTCAGGCTCTCTAAAAGCGAAATTTTGCATTTGTTGTTTCAAATTACCCATTTTACTTTCTtttattttgatttttttcGGTTCAATCATTTTTTCATTCCATCTAGAAGTcataccttgttcttcactTGGACATAAGAATGTTAAAGCATGACCACCTGCTTGATATCTTGCTGTTCTTCCAACTCGATGAATGTATGTatctacatcatctggaCAATCAAGTTGTATTACCCAGTCTACAGCAGGGAAATCTAATCCTCTGGCAGCAACATCTGTACAAATCAATAAAGCATGTTTTGATGTTGAAAACTTTTGGAAAATCGATAATCTAGTAGGTTGTTTCTGTTTTCCGTGTAAATGCATTAACGGTAAACCTGGATGAAGTCGACGGAAAGTCTCGAAAATAAATCGAACCTAAATATACCATAAAAAGTCAGATCCCACATATCGACATAGGGAAAAATAGATTGTTCTCGAGATCACGAGTGAAAAAAAGCTTACCTGTTTACCTGAAGTAACAAAGACgatacctttcatcttcaagtgaCTTTTCACGAAACCCCATAAAGCGTCTAACTTCTTTTCTAATCCAACGACAGCATAATACTGTTCCAAATTTGAAGGGACgactccttcttctcctgccTTGTTACAGTTTATGTACACTGGTTCGTGCAAAGACAGTTTCGCCAGCGCGGCCAAATCTTTAGTTTGAGTGGCCGAGAATAGCAATGTTTGACGATTAGGTtttgaggaggaagaagagactaCTCCAGGTGAGAAATGCCCTATGATAGCTCTTAAAGCAGGCAAGAATCCCAAGTCTAGTAACCGATCTGCTTCATCCAGCACTATACATCCAGAATTATAAGCTCATGCGAGAAAAAAATGACGAAAGGTTGTGACTCACCTAAGACTTTGACACCTGAAGATTCGAAACCAACGGTACTATCCAAATGTTGTAATAATCTTCCAGGAGTTGCTATCAGTATATTCATTCTTCCCAatctatcttgttcttctttcaaaggTTTCCCACCTATTACCAATCCAGCTGaaaattgatgatattttccTATATCCCTTAACTGAGTGAAGGTCTGTACGGCTAATTCCCTCGTAGGCGAGATGACGACAGCACCCAAACCATCCATTGGTCCCCATTTATCTTGATATAACCTCTCCAACATGGGAATCAAGAAAGCGAGCGTTTTGCCCGAGCCTGTTTTAGCTGATCCAAGTAGATCTTGACCCTTCAATG includes these proteins:
- a CDS encoding ATP-dependent RNA helicase DBP4 codes for the protein MAFVDNKASSSQATAGGKGKGGKGKQAQPRLKSNQAKRLKVDEELKELQARVDNWSPPAEITLFNELPLSSRTLKGLKSSHFLNPTPIQCLAIPPALKGQDLLGSAKTGSGKTLAFLIPMLERLYQDKWGPMDGLGAVVISPTRELAVQTFTQLRDIGKYHQFSAGLVIGGKPLKEEQDRLGRMNILIATPGRLLQHLDSTVGFESSGVKVLVLDEADRLLDLGFLPALRAIIGHFSPGVVSSSSSKPNRQTLLFSATQTKDLAALAKLSLHEPVYINCNKAGEEGVVPSNLEQYYAVVGLEKKLDALWGFVKSHLKMKGIVFVTSGKQVRFIFETFRRLHPGLPLMHLHGKQKQPTRLSIFQKFSTSKHALLICTDVAARGLDFPAVDWVIQLDCPDDVDTYIHRVGRTARYQAGGHALTFLCPSEEQGMTSRWNEKMIEPKKIKIKESKMGNLKQQMQNFAFREPEIKYLGQRAFISYMKSIHIQKDRSIFKFSELPAEAFAESMGLPGAPQIKFAEQKAVKVKGGSKKDEKNNEEEEVLERGVVGSDEESEGEDEEGSEDEDKSEEEVEETASEDEEDDDEGSQSGSEVSTAGKPQAAPAVRTKYDRMFERTNQSILTPHYTALVSHEDGQEGEEGDEDVFTIARRDHALSGDEGDSDREETLQVAEGKGTEALEKEMKEPLITSEDLSKRKLKAATSKKSKLKNGPMPDKIIFDEETGEARNFYEVGKDVENEFGNEEKRKEFLEKERERMKIEDKFDKEVAREKKRELKRKRKEREREARNEYMSDEGDEPVAYLGGGDEDQTDLEESVASPSPEPEVRNKKKRKNKFKDDDEIEEQGGLEDEEALALRLLQGST